A single region of the Brassica rapa cultivar Chiifu-401-42 chromosome A03, CAAS_Brap_v3.01, whole genome shotgun sequence genome encodes:
- the LOC103859666 gene encoding histidine-containing phosphotransfer protein 4, protein MQRQVALIKQSLFDQGYLDEQFIELEELQDDANPNFVEEVATLYFKDSARLISNIEQALERGSFDFNRLDNYMHQFKGSSTSIGASKVKTECTMFREYCRVGNAEGCLRTFKQLKKEHATLRKKLEQYFQLARQAGPKETARRPK, encoded by the exons atgCAGAGGCAAGTGGCACTCATTAAGCAGTCCCTCTTTGATCAG GGATATCTCGATGAACAATTCATAGAGTTAGAAGAGCTCCAAGATGATGCAAACCCTAATTTTGTTGAAGAAGTTGCAACATTATACTTCAAAGATTCAGCTCGATTAATCAGTAACATTGAGCAAGCTTT GGAAAGAGGATCATTTGATTTCAATCGGCTAGATAATTACATGCATCAGTTTAAGGGCAGCAGCACAAG CATCGGTGCGAGTAAGGTGAAAACTGAATGCACTATGTTTAGGGAATACTGCAGAGTTGGAAATGCTGAAGG ATGTTTGAGGACTTTCAAGCAACTGAAGAAAGAGCACGCAACGTTGAGAAAGAAGCTTGAACAATATTTCCAG TTGGCAAGACAGGCGGGGCCCAAGGAGACTGCACGTAGGCCCAAGTAA